One window of Microbacterium sp. Root61 genomic DNA carries:
- a CDS encoding carbohydrate ABC transporter permease, translating into MPAAIALGVTLFFPLAKMVVNSFQDFGISSLFSGETVWVGFDNYVAMLTDPDFIPVLLRTLGFTVSLVVAIMGIGLALSELMTRISPKVRLILNIVLITTWAIPVVTSVLVWQWLFQPLYGVVNWMITQLGVFGDFTSHNWTGTPFEAFAIVWLLIVWQSVPFAALTLYAGQSQIPAEFSEAARLDGAGGIQLYRYVTLPFLLPQLYLVMILELIWQFNAFTQLWVLTRGGPDGGTTTLSIWSFKTAFASNDFGQGSAIAVVTAVMLLVLTAFYTRRLVKQGEL; encoded by the coding sequence TTGCCCGCGGCGATCGCGCTCGGGGTGACGCTCTTCTTCCCGCTCGCGAAGATGGTCGTCAACTCGTTCCAAGACTTCGGCATCAGCTCGCTGTTCTCGGGCGAGACCGTGTGGGTGGGCTTCGACAACTATGTCGCGATGCTCACGGACCCCGACTTCATTCCGGTTCTTCTGCGGACACTCGGCTTCACCGTCTCGCTCGTAGTGGCCATCATGGGCATCGGGCTCGCATTGTCCGAGCTCATGACCCGGATCTCTCCGAAGGTCCGGCTGATCCTCAACATCGTCCTGATCACCACGTGGGCGATTCCGGTGGTCACCTCCGTGCTGGTGTGGCAGTGGCTCTTCCAGCCGCTCTACGGAGTGGTCAACTGGATGATCACACAGCTCGGGGTATTCGGAGACTTCACCTCGCACAACTGGACGGGCACACCGTTCGAGGCGTTCGCGATCGTCTGGCTGCTCATCGTCTGGCAGTCCGTTCCTTTCGCCGCTTTGACCCTCTACGCCGGTCAATCCCAGATTCCCGCCGAGTTCTCCGAAGCCGCTCGACTCGATGGGGCGGGCGGTATCCAGCTATACCGCTACGTCACCTTGCCGTTCCTGCTCCCTCAGCTGTACCTCGTGATGATCCTCGAACTCATCTGGCAGTTCAACGCCTTCACTCAGCTGTGGGTCCTCACACGAGGCGGTCCCGATGGGGGAACCACGACTCTCAGTATCTGGTCGTTCAAGACGGCCTTCGCCTCCAACGATTTCGGGCAGGGGTCGGCCATCGCCGTAGTGACCGCGGTGATGCTGCTGGTCCTGACCGCCTTCTACACCCGCCGCCTCGTCAAGCAGGGAGAACTGTGA
- a CDS encoding extracellular solute-binding protein codes for MKKRIIAVPLVVAALALTSCAQQPGGSASEASTDETLTVWYMQDSFTDESIDALNKQFEEETGAKVKVEIQQWDGITTKLVTALSSDSGPDVFEMGNTQVPLYAEGGALYDLTSHRDDFENSDAWLDGLEGPATVDDKLFALPLYSGARAIVYNKKIWADAGITTEPTTWDELTTALDAIKAANTAPEFSAFYLAGSNWFGGLPFLYDADGAIAAQDDGEWAGQLSTPESQKGLEQFKEFQNTYSIEASRAAAMGTPDPNVVFSSGQAAAMVGDGNTVKRVQEANPDLVGQVGSFTWPTQNKADGIKPSFLGGSTMGIGAKSKKQELGVKYLELLASTEVQLGFVFEENAHAPNSSVLVEQVSKTLPEEMQAFYEASQVTVSTPPTAGWVAIEADGSLTDFFTQVATGSKSVEEAARDFDDHLNKTLNTK; via the coding sequence ATGAAGAAGAGAATCATCGCCGTTCCTCTGGTCGTCGCAGCCCTTGCGTTGACCTCTTGCGCACAGCAGCCGGGAGGAAGCGCCAGTGAGGCGTCGACCGATGAGACGCTGACGGTCTGGTACATGCAGGACTCGTTCACCGACGAGAGCATCGACGCCCTCAACAAGCAGTTCGAGGAGGAGACCGGCGCGAAGGTGAAGGTCGAGATTCAGCAGTGGGACGGCATCACGACGAAGCTCGTCACGGCGCTGTCGAGCGACAGCGGACCCGATGTCTTCGAGATGGGCAACACGCAGGTTCCCCTCTACGCGGAGGGCGGCGCGCTCTACGACCTGACATCTCACCGCGATGACTTCGAGAACTCCGATGCCTGGCTCGACGGCCTCGAAGGGCCGGCGACCGTGGACGACAAGCTGTTCGCGCTGCCGCTCTACTCGGGCGCTCGCGCCATCGTCTACAACAAGAAGATCTGGGCAGACGCCGGTATCACCACCGAGCCGACCACGTGGGACGAGCTGACCACCGCGCTGGACGCGATCAAGGCGGCGAACACCGCTCCGGAGTTCTCGGCGTTCTACCTCGCCGGAAGCAACTGGTTCGGCGGTCTGCCGTTCCTCTACGACGCCGATGGCGCGATCGCCGCTCAGGACGACGGCGAGTGGGCTGGTCAGCTGTCGACGCCGGAGTCGCAGAAGGGACTGGAGCAGTTCAAGGAGTTCCAGAACACCTACTCGATCGAAGCATCGCGCGCGGCGGCGATGGGCACGCCCGACCCGAACGTCGTGTTCTCCTCGGGCCAGGCTGCCGCGATGGTCGGCGATGGCAACACAGTCAAGCGGGTTCAGGAGGCGAACCCCGACCTGGTCGGCCAGGTCGGCAGCTTCACGTGGCCGACGCAGAACAAGGCCGACGGCATCAAGCCGTCGTTCCTCGGCGGCTCGACCATGGGCATCGGAGCCAAGAGCAAGAAGCAGGAACTGGGTGTCAAGTACCTGGAGCTGTTGGCGAGCACGGAGGTCCAGTTGGGCTTCGTGTTCGAGGAGAACGCGCACGCGCCGAACTCGAGCGTGCTCGTCGAGCAGGTCTCCAAGACGCTTCCCGAGGAGATGCAGGCCTTCTACGAGGCGTCGCAGGTGACGGTGTCCACCCCACCCACGGCTGGTTGGGTCGCCATCGAAGCGGATGGTTCGCTGACCGACTTCTTCACGCAGGTCGCCACGGGGTCCAAGTCGGTCGAAGAGGCTGCACGAGACTTCGATGATCACCTCAACAAGACGCTCAACACCAAGTAG
- a CDS encoding Gfo/Idh/MocA family protein, translating to MNPPTKPSTRGPLKLGILGAGGIATIPDGVLANMKNIDEDVEIVAIADVERERAQSAADLYGIPEVYDSLAAMLATADIEAVANLTPIPAHATTSLAILRAGKHLVVEKPLATTMAEADEIIELAAARGLVLAVAPPDMLFGPYTEARRLIQSGTVGDVAFARVRSSHAGPGGGTEPWPLDPSWFYRDGSGPLFDMGVYGIHEITGLLGPAKRVTAFAGVTDEVRTVRFGPFAGTDMPVETPDNYLFMLDFGNSCFAVVDATFNVHASRSPKLEVFGRKGVLNIYTPDGPTVEVFRTDIAPGLDGWITPTDWRVTDPEHRDRLGRAVLVEHLARCVRTGEKPVLSGEHARHALEIMIAVGDSAREGRVVELTTTF from the coding sequence ATGAACCCACCCACGAAGCCGTCGACCCGCGGCCCCCTGAAGCTCGGAATCCTGGGCGCGGGCGGCATCGCCACGATTCCCGACGGCGTGCTTGCGAACATGAAGAACATCGACGAGGACGTCGAGATCGTCGCCATCGCCGACGTCGAGAGAGAACGGGCGCAGAGCGCGGCGGACCTTTACGGAATCCCGGAGGTCTACGACTCGTTGGCGGCGATGCTCGCCACCGCCGACATCGAGGCCGTGGCCAACCTCACCCCCATTCCCGCGCACGCAACCACCTCGCTGGCGATCCTCCGTGCCGGCAAGCACCTGGTGGTGGAGAAGCCCCTTGCCACGACGATGGCCGAGGCGGACGAGATCATCGAACTCGCCGCAGCGCGAGGCCTCGTCCTGGCCGTCGCGCCGCCCGACATGCTCTTCGGCCCGTACACCGAAGCCCGCCGGCTCATCCAGAGCGGAACGGTCGGGGACGTCGCCTTCGCCCGCGTCCGAAGCTCGCACGCCGGCCCCGGCGGCGGCACCGAACCCTGGCCCCTCGATCCGTCGTGGTTCTATCGCGACGGATCCGGACCGCTCTTCGACATGGGCGTTTACGGCATCCACGAGATCACCGGGCTCCTCGGTCCCGCCAAGAGGGTCACGGCGTTCGCAGGCGTCACCGATGAGGTGCGCACGGTGCGCTTCGGACCATTCGCGGGCACGGACATGCCCGTCGAAACCCCCGACAACTACCTGTTCATGCTCGACTTCGGAAACTCCTGCTTCGCCGTTGTGGATGCCACATTCAATGTCCATGCCTCCCGTAGCCCGAAGCTCGAAGTCTTCGGCCGCAAGGGCGTGCTGAACATCTACACCCCGGATGGCCCGACGGTCGAGGTCTTCCGCACGGACATCGCGCCGGGTCTGGATGGCTGGATCACTCCCACTGACTGGCGCGTGACCGATCCAGAGCATCGCGACCGCCTCGGTCGGGCGGTGCTCGTCGAACACCTCGCGCGCTGCGTCCGGACCGGAGAGAAGCCGGTCCTTTCCGGCGAGCATGCCCGTCACGCCCTCGAGATCATGATCGCCGTCGGCGACTCCGCCCGCGAGGGTCGCGTCGTCGAGCTCACCACCACCTTCTAG
- a CDS encoding Gfo/Idh/MocA family protein translates to MTTPVRFAIVGFDHWYSAIPLAEAILADSNSVLVGIADRSADRVAELTERFGVDGTTDLSSLIASPDVDVIASFVSVDENPGICIEAARAGKHIISIKPLALTLEEADAVRTAVRDAGVIFLPGESRSRTSDQNQLIAQIVRSGRLGDIRSGSFTLSGILPSHWPDHDGPGWWGDPQRTLGGGWVDHAIYQIDRLRWLLDEDVVSISGRTANLMHRDLPVEDYGHAIVEMSGGGVFSIEDTWSAPDGGWRISTTIAGTEGILHVDTSTGRFTIFDPAGRDPGWIQFASPSDYSEGVEAMHAAISDPQAAIATVDDAFDNLAVCIAFYEAARSGSVVVPARRT, encoded by the coding sequence ATGACCACCCCCGTCCGTTTCGCGATCGTCGGATTCGATCACTGGTACTCCGCGATCCCCCTGGCTGAGGCGATCCTTGCCGACTCGAACTCGGTACTCGTGGGCATCGCCGATCGCAGCGCGGATCGTGTAGCCGAACTCACCGAGCGGTTCGGGGTAGACGGCACCACCGATCTGTCCTCCCTCATCGCCTCCCCCGACGTGGACGTGATCGCAAGCTTCGTCAGCGTCGATGAGAACCCCGGCATCTGCATCGAGGCCGCCCGGGCAGGCAAGCACATCATCTCGATCAAGCCGCTGGCACTGACGCTCGAAGAGGCGGACGCCGTCCGCACAGCCGTGCGCGACGCTGGTGTCATCTTCCTGCCTGGCGAGTCCCGGTCGCGCACCTCTGATCAGAACCAGCTCATCGCGCAGATCGTGCGGTCCGGACGGCTGGGAGACATCCGATCGGGAAGCTTCACGCTGAGCGGCATCCTCCCGAGCCACTGGCCGGATCATGACGGGCCCGGGTGGTGGGGGGATCCGCAGCGGACCCTCGGCGGTGGTTGGGTGGACCACGCGATCTACCAGATCGATCGACTCCGTTGGCTACTGGATGAGGACGTGGTGTCGATCAGCGGACGCACCGCGAACCTCATGCATCGCGACCTGCCCGTCGAGGACTACGGCCATGCGATCGTGGAGATGTCCGGCGGTGGGGTCTTCTCCATCGAGGACACCTGGTCGGCCCCCGACGGCGGGTGGCGTATCTCCACGACCATCGCGGGAACCGAAGGCATCCTGCACGTGGACACGTCGACGGGCCGATTCACGATCTTCGACCCGGCCGGCCGCGACCCGGGGTGGATCCAGTTCGCCTCGCCTTCCGACTACTCCGAGGGCGTCGAGGCCATGCACGCCGCGATCTCCGATCCGCAGGCGGCCATCGCCACCGTCGACGATGCCTTCGACAATCTCGCGGTGTGCATCGCGTTCTACGAGGCGGCGCGTTCGGGCTCCGTCGTCGTACCCGCACGGCGCACCTAA
- a CDS encoding glucosamine-6-phosphate deaminase, with the protein MAEVIIVRDAREGGEFVADAVIDLVRARPGAVLGLATGSSPLPVYDAIGRRAGEVDLSRVHGFALDEYVGLPEGHEQSYRATITREVVVPLGLTPANVHVPCGRVEGIRTAGEEYDTAIAAAGGIDLQLLGIGTDGHIGFNEPGSSFASPTRVKTLTRQTRRDNSRFFGHADEVPRRSITQGIGTILRARHLVLLAFGESKAQAVASAIEGPLTSSVPASAIQLHPRATVVIDEAASRLLANADYYRDAFADSSAWQTR; encoded by the coding sequence ATGGCTGAGGTCATCATCGTCCGGGACGCGCGGGAGGGCGGCGAATTCGTCGCGGATGCCGTCATCGACCTGGTACGCGCCCGCCCGGGCGCGGTACTGGGCCTGGCAACCGGGTCCTCGCCCCTGCCCGTGTACGACGCCATCGGGCGGCGGGCGGGCGAGGTGGATCTTTCGCGGGTGCACGGCTTCGCGCTGGACGAGTACGTCGGTCTGCCTGAGGGACACGAGCAGAGCTACCGGGCCACGATCACCCGCGAAGTCGTTGTGCCGCTCGGCCTCACACCGGCCAACGTGCACGTTCCGTGCGGTCGGGTCGAAGGAATCCGGACGGCCGGCGAAGAATATGACACTGCGATCGCCGCGGCCGGCGGCATCGATCTGCAACTGCTCGGCATCGGGACCGATGGCCACATCGGCTTCAATGAACCCGGATCATCCTTCGCATCGCCGACACGAGTGAAGACGCTGACCAGGCAGACCAGGCGCGACAACTCGCGGTTCTTCGGCCACGCCGACGAGGTTCCGCGCAGGAGCATCACGCAAGGCATCGGGACCATCCTGCGAGCGCGACATCTCGTGCTGCTGGCCTTCGGCGAGAGCAAGGCACAAGCGGTGGCGTCCGCCATCGAAGGGCCGCTGACCTCATCGGTTCCTGCATCGGCCATTCAGCTGCATCCGCGAGCGACCGTCGTCATCGACGAAGCAGCATCGCGGCTGCTCGCGAACGCGGACTACTATCGCGACGCTTTCGCAGACAGCTCCGCATGGCAGACCCGCTAG
- a CDS encoding glycerate kinase, translating into MADPLAGDSSYSARVTAQTVGMTVVVAPDSFKGSASAHDIGAAIARGWRSVRPEDDVIECPQADGGEGTMDAVRAAAPDARLRSAGLVTGPDGRQVEGTWLELSDGTAVIEIAQMSGLPLMSKLDPLHATSRGLGQVMAAAIDAGHSRLVVGLGGSASTDAGLPALESLGDRRPPQDGVLVLTDVTNPLLGPRGAAAVFGPQKGASLHDIAVLEKRLEQAALDLQGDPDAPGAGAAGGVGFGLAAWGATITPGSAYISRLTGLDELLQRADIVVTGEGRFDRQSADGKAAGRTVEAAHRAGATVGIIAGAFEPGLPISVATWVASLTDLAGSASRAIEDPLPYAFEAAQQIARQRSLA; encoded by the coding sequence ATGGCAGACCCGCTAGCCGGCGACTCGTCCTACTCCGCACGGGTCACCGCACAGACAGTGGGGATGACGGTGGTGGTCGCGCCGGACTCGTTCAAGGGCTCCGCCAGTGCACACGACATCGGGGCAGCCATCGCGCGCGGTTGGCGATCGGTCCGCCCTGAAGACGACGTGATCGAGTGCCCTCAGGCGGACGGCGGCGAAGGAACGATGGATGCCGTCAGAGCAGCCGCGCCCGATGCACGCCTCCGTTCCGCGGGGCTCGTCACCGGCCCCGATGGTCGCCAAGTCGAAGGCACGTGGCTGGAGCTGAGCGACGGCACCGCCGTGATCGAGATCGCTCAGATGTCGGGCTTACCGCTCATGTCGAAGCTGGACCCCCTCCACGCGACCTCGCGCGGACTCGGGCAGGTGATGGCTGCCGCGATCGATGCGGGCCATTCTCGCCTCGTCGTCGGGCTGGGCGGGTCGGCATCGACCGATGCCGGTCTTCCGGCGCTGGAGTCACTGGGCGACCGGCGACCGCCTCAAGACGGGGTGCTTGTCCTGACCGACGTGACGAACCCGCTCCTTGGACCGCGTGGCGCCGCAGCGGTGTTCGGTCCGCAGAAGGGGGCGTCCCTGCACGACATCGCAGTGCTCGAGAAGCGTCTCGAGCAGGCCGCGCTGGATCTTCAGGGAGATCCCGATGCACCCGGGGCCGGTGCAGCGGGGGGCGTCGGGTTCGGCCTGGCGGCCTGGGGCGCGACCATCACCCCCGGCTCGGCGTACATCTCACGCCTCACAGGGCTCGATGAACTCCTGCAGCGGGCCGACATCGTGGTGACAGGTGAGGGGCGATTCGACCGCCAGTCCGCCGACGGCAAGGCCGCAGGACGAACCGTGGAGGCCGCCCATCGAGCCGGGGCCACGGTCGGGATCATCGCCGGCGCTTTCGAACCCGGTCTGCCCATCTCGGTCGCAACTTGGGTCGCCTCCTTGACAGACCTCGCGGGCTCTGCGAGCCGGGCCATCGAGGATCCGCTGCCGTACGCATTTGAGGCAGCTCAACAGATCGCGCGCCAGCGATCGCTGGCCTGA
- a CDS encoding VOC family protein has protein sequence MSSSPVISALGYVSLQTTDLGASVANATEALGLREVANRGTTSHLAAQDVAREIVYTQSERDALDHVGLIAADADAVMQIRERVDRAGYRIVSESPLEETVESGFAFVGPEGFTWQIFAEPAQYSIKKTGGFGPDRFGHVNVQVTDPLAQRDFLVDVLDFRVSDQIGTDAAFFLRCNNDHHGIAVFKSERTGLHHHAWQTQNITDLGRLGDRLARRGARLAWGPVRHGAGDNIAVYYIEPTGAVIELYTDMELIQDPARPARLWDEDDLYWINQWDGQVPSGILDHGIPPIER, from the coding sequence ATGTCGTCTTCCCCTGTCATCAGTGCCTTGGGCTACGTGTCCTTGCAGACCACCGACCTTGGAGCTTCGGTCGCGAACGCGACCGAAGCTCTCGGGTTGCGCGAGGTCGCCAACCGCGGCACGACCTCGCATTTGGCCGCCCAAGACGTGGCGCGCGAGATCGTTTACACGCAGAGTGAGCGCGACGCGCTCGATCACGTCGGCCTGATCGCGGCCGACGCCGACGCCGTCATGCAGATCCGTGAACGTGTGGACCGGGCCGGATATCGGATCGTGAGTGAGAGCCCGCTGGAGGAGACCGTTGAATCCGGGTTCGCGTTCGTCGGCCCGGAGGGCTTCACCTGGCAGATCTTCGCCGAGCCGGCGCAGTACAGCATCAAGAAGACCGGTGGGTTCGGACCGGACCGGTTCGGGCATGTCAACGTGCAGGTGACCGATCCGCTCGCGCAGCGCGACTTTCTCGTCGACGTGCTGGATTTCCGGGTGTCGGACCAGATCGGAACGGATGCTGCGTTCTTCCTGCGGTGCAACAACGACCACCACGGCATCGCCGTGTTCAAGAGCGAACGCACCGGGCTGCACCACCACGCCTGGCAGACCCAGAACATCACCGATCTGGGACGTCTCGGCGATCGCCTCGCTCGTCGCGGGGCGCGCCTGGCGTGGGGACCGGTCCGGCACGGTGCCGGTGACAATATCGCGGTCTACTACATCGAACCCACTGGTGCCGTCATCGAGCTCTACACCGACATGGAACTGATCCAAGACCCCGCCCGGCCGGCACGCCTCTGGGACGAAGACGACCTCTATTGGATCAACCAATGGGACGGACAAGTTCCTTCCGGCATCCTCGACCACGGCATCCCGCCCATCGAACGGTGA
- a CDS encoding fumarylacetoacetate hydrolase family protein produces MDVAEASDLAFGPDTHTVYAEWDGFRAWADSADLSETARMTFAATELGSPSPAPRQVFAIGLNYGAHAAESGFAEPVDLPPTFTKFASSLSGPDTVVTLPAGGNTDWEVELVVVIGRTAHQVGRDEAWDYVAGVTVGQDLSERIVQLRGPAPQFGLGKSFPGFAPVGPWLVTPDELADRDDLALGCAINGETVQDGRTRDLIFPVARLVSELTQVVELYPGDLIFTGTPAGVGIGRDPQRFLQPGDELVSWIEGVGELRQKFVE; encoded by the coding sequence GTGGATGTCGCAGAGGCGAGCGATCTTGCGTTCGGACCCGATACTCACACGGTGTACGCGGAATGGGATGGCTTTCGTGCGTGGGCAGACAGCGCGGACCTCAGCGAAACGGCGCGGATGACCTTTGCCGCCACGGAGTTGGGGTCGCCGTCGCCAGCACCTCGACAGGTGTTCGCGATCGGCTTGAATTATGGGGCTCATGCGGCGGAGTCGGGCTTTGCGGAGCCGGTGGATCTGCCGCCGACGTTTACGAAGTTCGCGTCGTCGTTGTCGGGTCCGGACACGGTGGTGACGTTGCCGGCGGGCGGCAACACGGATTGGGAGGTCGAGTTGGTCGTCGTGATCGGTCGGACCGCTCACCAGGTCGGTCGCGACGAGGCGTGGGACTACGTGGCCGGGGTCACGGTCGGTCAGGACCTGTCGGAGCGGATTGTGCAGTTGCGGGGGCCGGCGCCGCAGTTCGGGCTCGGAAAGTCTTTCCCCGGGTTCGCGCCCGTGGGTCCGTGGCTGGTCACCCCTGACGAGCTTGCCGATCGGGATGATCTGGCTCTGGGGTGCGCGATCAATGGTGAGACGGTGCAGGACGGGCGCACACGGGATCTGATCTTCCCTGTCGCGAGGTTGGTGAGTGAGCTGACCCAGGTCGTGGAGCTCTATCCGGGCGACCTGATCTTCACCGGCACGCCTGCGGGAGTCGGGATCGGTCGTGACCCGCAACGGTTCTTGCAGCCCGGCGACGAGCTGGTCTCGTGGATCGAGGGCGTGGGCGAGTTGCGTCAGAAGTTCGTCGAGTAG
- the mhpA gene encoding bifunctional 3-(3-hydroxy-phenyl)propionate/3-hydroxycinnamic acid hydroxylase MhpA translates to MTQDAPRPTSFASEFDVVVIGMGPVGKMIGLMLARAGHSVLLTERKLETYGLPRAVAHDAEIARLLQTAGMNPDSMPDAVEPYDDLYVWVNGDDEVLHEVDWRGVDPSGWNNTYFYNQPSLEAHLEQRLASFENVDRRRGVSAKVVDQDQDGVTVSIDGDNDQALVRAKYVIGADGANSATRKQLGIEWNDLGYFYDWLVVDIRPREGLKVTHLAKQVCDPRRPTTVVPGGPGRRRWEFMRLEGETVEELTKPERIWELLGPFGVTADNAILDRGVVYTFNSGWSKEWKQGRVFVVGDAAHLMPPFAGQGLAAGFRDCINLAWKLDLVLRGIADDALLDTVESERQPHLAEFIQFSMSLGQIICITDPEAARQRDESMKAVRASGVTAEPPPAPRLGDGVHRGEHGGTLSWQGRISTERSVEDERFDDVFGAGALIVRGELAAGIADTDIAALRELGIAVVAFGADAATTGVESFFDVYGTYAEWFDGLGTRAVLVRPDFYVFGTADSPAELHEVVVDFVARVRATTGVR, encoded by the coding sequence ATGACGCAAGATGCACCCCGACCCACGTCGTTCGCTAGTGAATTCGACGTAGTCGTCATCGGCATGGGCCCGGTCGGCAAAATGATCGGCCTCATGCTCGCGCGTGCCGGCCACTCCGTGCTGCTGACCGAACGGAAGCTTGAGACCTACGGGCTGCCCCGTGCTGTCGCTCATGACGCTGAAATCGCGCGTCTGCTGCAAACGGCGGGAATGAACCCGGACTCCATGCCCGACGCTGTAGAGCCGTACGACGATCTGTATGTCTGGGTCAACGGCGACGACGAAGTTCTCCACGAGGTCGACTGGCGGGGCGTCGATCCGTCCGGGTGGAACAACACCTACTTCTACAACCAGCCATCTCTCGAGGCCCATCTCGAGCAGCGGCTCGCCTCCTTCGAGAACGTGGACCGTCGGCGTGGTGTGTCGGCCAAAGTGGTGGACCAAGATCAAGACGGCGTCACGGTCTCGATCGACGGCGACAACGACCAGGCTCTCGTCCGTGCCAAGTATGTGATCGGCGCAGATGGCGCGAACAGCGCAACGCGCAAACAGCTCGGTATCGAGTGGAACGACTTGGGTTACTTCTACGACTGGCTCGTGGTGGATATTCGACCGCGGGAGGGACTCAAAGTAACGCACCTCGCCAAGCAGGTATGCGATCCGCGTCGCCCGACGACAGTCGTACCCGGTGGCCCCGGCCGCCGCCGGTGGGAATTCATGCGCCTCGAGGGCGAGACTGTTGAGGAGCTCACCAAGCCGGAGCGGATCTGGGAGCTGCTGGGGCCGTTCGGAGTCACCGCAGACAATGCCATCCTCGATCGGGGCGTGGTCTACACCTTCAACTCGGGTTGGTCGAAGGAGTGGAAGCAGGGACGAGTGTTCGTGGTCGGCGACGCGGCGCACCTCATGCCCCCGTTCGCTGGTCAAGGTCTGGCCGCAGGCTTTCGCGACTGCATCAACCTGGCGTGGAAACTCGACCTCGTGCTCCGCGGTATCGCCGACGATGCCTTGCTCGACACCGTCGAGAGTGAGCGTCAGCCCCATCTGGCAGAGTTCATCCAGTTCTCGATGTCGCTGGGGCAGATCATCTGCATCACCGATCCCGAGGCTGCGCGACAGCGCGACGAGAGCATGAAAGCGGTTCGCGCCAGCGGCGTCACCGCCGAGCCGCCGCCGGCTCCGCGGCTCGGTGATGGGGTGCACCGCGGTGAGCACGGTGGCACCTTGTCCTGGCAGGGGCGAATCTCGACCGAGCGCAGTGTCGAAGACGAGCGTTTCGATGATGTCTTCGGCGCCGGTGCATTGATTGTGCGCGGCGAACTCGCCGCGGGCATCGCCGATACAGATATCGCGGCCTTGCGAGAACTCGGTATCGCTGTGGTGGCGTTCGGAGCGGATGCCGCAACCACGGGAGTCGAGTCGTTCTTCGACGTCTACGGCACCTATGCGGAGTGGTTTGACGGGCTCGGCACGCGGGCCGTTCTGGTGCGTCCCGACTTCTACGTCTTCGGCACGGCCGACTCGCCCGCCGAATTGCACGAGGTGGTCGTCGACTTCGTCGCCCGCGTTCGCGCGACGACGGGTGTGCGATAG
- a CDS encoding DUF1772 domain-containing protein yields MTLATQISAVVMLVAGGLWAGVIFTYAVERVNLWGRMPIDQYVVDFRRSVYRADPLQPILGIVATVAAVVFALSSVGLASTFAWIGIGLVLLVIVLSIAFPERINSQFRRRKEGEAPPNVEDLRVRWRRLHLIRTVPAVASLVALAISVVL; encoded by the coding sequence GTGACCCTTGCAACACAAATCAGCGCGGTGGTGATGCTCGTCGCTGGCGGGCTCTGGGCCGGCGTGATCTTCACGTATGCCGTCGAGCGCGTGAACCTGTGGGGACGGATGCCGATCGACCAGTACGTGGTCGACTTCCGCCGCTCGGTATATCGGGCCGACCCCTTGCAGCCGATTCTCGGCATCGTCGCGACCGTCGCCGCCGTGGTCTTCGCGCTCTCATCGGTGGGCCTCGCGTCGACGTTCGCTTGGATCGGCATCGGGCTGGTCCTCCTTGTGATCGTCCTGTCGATCGCCTTTCCGGAACGTATCAACTCGCAGTTCCGTCGCCGCAAGGAGGGGGAGGCGCCACCGAACGTCGAGGATCTCCGTGTTCGATGGCGTCGGCTACACCTGATCCGCACGGTACCAGCGGTCGCGTCGCTCGTGGCGCTTGCCATCTCGGTCGTGCTCTGA
- a CDS encoding MBL fold metallo-hydrolase → MRLTHFGHAAVLVETDGGRALFDPGTYSSGFESMTELDVILVTHAHADHLDAARLVALREANPGAILVANAEATAAAGAGRPGDRQVADEMPFEAAGIRVQPTGALHAPIYPTLPAVANSGFILDDAVWHPGDAFDAVPRHVDVLLLPVGGPWMKVADAIDFAKAVAPRVIVPIHQAGLADVHRQLHYGLLKNLVPSSELLVLDEGVAQDV, encoded by the coding sequence ATGAGACTCACACACTTCGGCCACGCCGCCGTCCTCGTCGAGACCGACGGGGGGAGGGCGCTCTTTGACCCGGGCACATACTCGAGTGGATTCGAATCGATGACAGAGCTGGACGTGATTCTCGTCACCCATGCGCACGCGGATCACCTCGATGCCGCGCGCCTCGTCGCCCTGCGGGAGGCGAACCCAGGCGCAATCCTGGTAGCCAATGCCGAAGCAACGGCCGCGGCGGGCGCGGGTCGACCAGGGGACAGGCAGGTCGCCGACGAGATGCCGTTCGAAGCGGCGGGCATTCGGGTGCAGCCCACGGGTGCCCTCCATGCACCGATCTACCCGACACTGCCGGCCGTGGCCAACAGCGGATTCATCTTGGACGACGCGGTGTGGCACCCCGGCGACGCCTTCGACGCAGTGCCACGCCACGTGGATGTGCTGCTCCTTCCGGTCGGCGGACCGTGGATGAAGGTCGCCGATGCGATCGATTTCGCGAAGGCGGTCGCCCCACGCGTCATCGTGCCCATTCATCAAGCTGGGCTCGCCGACGTGCACCGCCAGCTGCACTACGGACTCCTGAAGAATCTCGTGCCGTCCTCTGAGCTCCTCGTGCTCGATGAAGGCGTCGCTCAGGATGTGTGA